The following proteins are encoded in a genomic region of Phycisphaerales bacterium:
- a CDS encoding amino acid adenylation domain-containing protein has product MPPGGSLIQALHASFDRHADRVAIEEWPDGRALTYAQLDQASASLAASLWRQGVRPGSMVPLVMPRSPDYLVAVVAVLRCGAAYAPIDPADPRRRHMLESLGSPVVIGQEAGMLDPSRIDEQGAAPDVTVAPDDAAYVMHTSGTTGQPKGVIVPHRAVIRLVIDADFAHFGPDHRWGVMSAVAFDASTLEIWGALLHGGCCVVQAMPVPSLDDLADYLTKGRVTDAWLTASLFNAMVDEHPGAMAGMGQLLTGGERESMPHVRRMKRACPGVTLIHGYGPTENTTFSLCHTISDEDARQDRIPIGTAIHGSTMRIVEPGASADAPKQPLPEGELLVGGLGLALGYLNDQQRSAQKFVTDAAGERWYRTGDLVRLREDGAVVFIGRVDRQVKIRGHRVEPDGIEHELASCPSVDQGVVAVAGDTAETRRLIAFYVPRADADDATVRAELAERIPPTHMPERFIAVASMPIGTTGKADRNALLAAADKPREPTAGREASPTEARLVELFERRLGVKIGPDDGFRERGGHSLLAMRLSVDIRREMGIALPAAEILRRNTIAEMSRIIPTLAAETVEHTNEADDPIGDIRRRASIEHARDGTAMAMLVHQAWHVDPAHDLDRLDAAWRMLLERHEALRTSVVFTDAGPRLVEHDPHAAAVFHAEHGRLRAPDPSDPRVRAACEASIGAGDPPARLHAWNIDDGSQLLLLVFHHAAIDEWSLQILADELDALLAGRSLSSPAPYGSFVRAEAAMRDDELASDLAQRIATGQPPTTVLPPAGPQAGRNLELRDPELTLANVDARAAGLGVAPAALAAAALGLTLQSMYGQPGRWLLTPFARRPSEELQRVVGCCLDMRPLECTAGSLEEAAGHLHRQMLDAQEDRTLPLEALIDRVRQTAPDRAGDATRFGLTYRYIDDRPRPMGASMATPVEIPQPAARFGLCLHVERRTNELRLWLEASADSFTDDQLVEVGRQIMDLMLRGSASPARSARIERFQAEEDHTASLAERSVLAELWTEFLGSEPRPERDFFQDGGTSLLAMRLAGAIHKRLGRRLMLNQFLRRPTLDGLAASIRDDAEHPYAEFSVAGPDDDHSEAAWFIGIPGSAGRAIDLYRLWHELGKGDAPAPDMLAFDLATIATGESDTFDPARFFSRFTALTHAYAMAGHRNGPITVLGYSLGGLVAIDMAHRLVELGHDVRRVVLLDAYASPYLSRTLWWFLAKANARIRAIGRPGNTYTLAPRSHESGDAHAAEASRATWRGIHRTLADWTPPTLCTETVLVRSRPAWRHVRPVWHAATNGLGPALRGPVDVRVTDVEHLAMLTTGADRIAEEIRDVLGATEPITPATPAHRPSPIVRHPGQP; this is encoded by the coding sequence ATGCCCCCCGGCGGCTCGCTCATCCAAGCCCTGCATGCCTCGTTCGATCGCCACGCCGATCGGGTCGCCATCGAGGAATGGCCCGACGGACGCGCGCTCACGTACGCCCAGCTCGATCAGGCCAGCGCTTCACTCGCGGCCTCGCTGTGGCGGCAGGGCGTCCGTCCCGGCTCGATGGTGCCGCTCGTCATGCCCCGATCGCCCGACTACTTGGTCGCCGTCGTCGCGGTGCTTCGCTGCGGCGCCGCCTACGCCCCCATCGATCCGGCCGATCCCAGGCGTCGCCACATGCTCGAATCGCTGGGCTCGCCGGTGGTCATCGGGCAGGAGGCGGGCATGCTCGACCCCAGCCGCATCGACGAGCAGGGAGCGGCCCCCGACGTCACCGTCGCGCCCGACGATGCCGCGTACGTCATGCATACCAGTGGTACGACCGGCCAGCCCAAGGGCGTCATCGTGCCCCACCGCGCGGTGATTCGGCTGGTCATCGACGCGGACTTTGCGCACTTTGGTCCTGATCACCGCTGGGGCGTGATGAGCGCCGTGGCATTCGATGCTTCGACGCTGGAGATCTGGGGCGCCTTGCTGCACGGTGGCTGCTGCGTGGTGCAGGCGATGCCGGTCCCCAGCCTGGACGATCTTGCCGACTATCTGACCAAGGGTCGCGTGACGGACGCCTGGCTCACGGCCTCGCTCTTCAACGCGATGGTCGACGAGCACCCCGGCGCCATGGCCGGCATGGGCCAACTGCTCACCGGCGGCGAGCGCGAGAGCATGCCGCACGTGCGCCGCATGAAACGCGCCTGTCCCGGCGTCACGCTGATCCACGGATACGGCCCTACTGAGAACACGACGTTCAGCCTCTGCCACACGATCTCCGACGAGGACGCGCGGCAGGATCGCATCCCCATCGGAACCGCCATTCATGGCAGCACCATGCGGATCGTCGAACCTGGCGCCTCGGCCGACGCACCGAAGCAACCGCTGCCTGAGGGCGAACTGCTCGTGGGCGGCCTCGGGCTTGCATTGGGCTACCTGAACGACCAGCAGCGGAGCGCCCAGAAGTTCGTAACCGACGCAGCGGGCGAGCGTTGGTATCGCACCGGAGACCTCGTCAGACTGCGCGAGGATGGCGCCGTCGTCTTCATCGGTCGCGTCGATCGGCAGGTCAAGATCCGAGGCCATCGCGTCGAACCGGACGGCATCGAGCACGAACTGGCGTCTTGCCCCAGCGTCGACCAGGGCGTCGTCGCGGTTGCGGGCGACACCGCCGAAACCCGGCGCCTGATTGCCTTCTACGTACCACGAGCGGACGCCGACGACGCAACGGTGCGCGCCGAACTGGCCGAGCGCATTCCGCCAACGCACATGCCCGAGCGATTCATCGCCGTGGCGTCCATGCCCATCGGCACGACGGGCAAGGCCGATCGCAACGCCCTCCTGGCCGCGGCCGACAAGCCCCGCGAGCCAACGGCTGGCCGTGAAGCCAGCCCCACCGAAGCACGGCTCGTCGAACTCTTCGAACGTCGGCTGGGCGTCAAGATCGGCCCGGACGATGGTTTCCGCGAGCGAGGGGGTCATTCGCTGCTTGCCATGCGGCTCAGCGTCGACATCCGCCGAGAGATGGGCATTGCCCTGCCCGCCGCCGAGATCCTTCGCCGCAACACGATCGCCGAGATGTCGCGGATCATCCCGACGCTCGCGGCGGAGACCGTGGAGCACACGAACGAGGCCGACGATCCCATCGGCGACATCCGACGACGCGCCAGCATCGAACACGCCCGCGATGGCACCGCGATGGCGATGCTCGTGCACCAGGCGTGGCACGTTGACCCGGCCCACGACCTCGACCGCCTCGATGCCGCCTGGCGCATGCTGCTCGAGCGGCACGAAGCATTGCGCACGAGCGTGGTGTTCACCGACGCCGGGCCCCGACTCGTCGAACACGATCCCCATGCCGCCGCGGTGTTCCACGCCGAACATGGCCGCCTGCGTGCGCCCGACCCCAGCGATCCACGGGTGCGTGCAGCCTGTGAAGCGTCCATCGGTGCTGGAGATCCACCAGCCCGCCTGCACGCCTGGAACATCGACGACGGCTCCCAGCTGCTGCTGTTGGTCTTCCACCATGCCGCCATCGACGAGTGGTCGCTCCAGATCCTCGCCGATGAACTCGATGCCTTGCTTGCCGGCCGATCGCTTTCGAGTCCCGCGCCCTACGGCTCGTTCGTGCGCGCCGAAGCGGCCATGCGCGATGACGAGTTGGCCTCGGACCTGGCACAACGCATCGCCACCGGCCAGCCCCCCACCACCGTGCTTCCTCCTGCGGGACCACAGGCCGGACGCAACCTCGAGTTGCGGGATCCAGAACTGACCTTGGCCAACGTCGACGCTCGGGCGGCAGGCCTGGGCGTCGCGCCCGCTGCCCTGGCGGCAGCCGCACTGGGATTGACGCTGCAATCCATGTACGGCCAGCCCGGCCGATGGCTGCTGACGCCCTTCGCCCGCCGACCGAGCGAGGAGCTGCAACGCGTGGTCGGATGTTGCCTGGACATGCGGCCGCTAGAGTGCACGGCTGGGTCATTGGAAGAAGCCGCAGGGCACCTCCACCGGCAGATGCTCGATGCCCAGGAAGACCGGACGCTACCGCTGGAGGCCCTCATCGATCGCGTACGCCAAACCGCACCGGACCGCGCGGGCGATGCGACACGATTCGGCCTGACGTATCGCTACATCGACGATCGGCCGCGCCCAATGGGTGCATCGATGGCAACGCCGGTGGAGATCCCCCAGCCTGCCGCACGCTTTGGCCTGTGCCTCCACGTGGAGCGGCGGACCAACGAACTGCGCCTGTGGCTGGAAGCGTCCGCCGATAGCTTCACCGACGATCAACTCGTGGAAGTCGGGCGACAAATCATGGACTTGATGCTGCGCGGTTCGGCGTCGCCCGCCAGATCGGCTCGGATCGAGCGTTTCCAAGCCGAGGAAGACCACACAGCCTCGCTCGCGGAGCGCAGCGTCCTTGCGGAGCTATGGACCGAGTTCCTCGGATCCGAGCCAAGGCCGGAGCGCGATTTCTTCCAGGACGGGGGTACGAGCCTGCTGGCGATGCGGCTGGCCGGGGCGATCCACAAGCGGCTGGGGCGTCGCCTGATGCTCAACCAATTCCTGCGTCGGCCCACCCTCGATGGTCTTGCCGCGAGCATTCGAGACGACGCCGAACATCCCTACGCCGAGTTTTCCGTTGCCGGGCCCGACGACGATCACAGCGAGGCGGCATGGTTCATCGGCATTCCCGGCTCGGCCGGTCGAGCCATCGACTTGTATCGGTTGTGGCACGAATTGGGCAAGGGCGATGCCCCGGCTCCGGATATGCTTGCCTTCGACCTGGCAACCATTGCTACGGGCGAATCTGACACGTTTGATCCGGCCCGGTTCTTCTCGCGATTTACCGCGCTTACGCACGCGTATGCGATGGCCGGCCATCGCAATGGACCCATTACCGTTCTTGGATACTCGCTCGGTGGGCTCGTTGCCATCGACATGGCCCACAGGCTGGTCGAGTTGGGCCATGATGTTCGGCGGGTCGTGCTGCTGGACGCGTACGCATCACCATACCTGAGCCGCACGCTTTGGTGGTTCCTGGCCAAGGCTAATGCCCGGATACGCGCGATCGGCAGACCTGGCAACACCTACACGCTGGCACCGCGATCGCACGAGAGCGGCGATGCCCATGCCGCCGAGGCCAGCCGTGCCACGTGGCGAGGGATCCATCGCACGCTGGCGGACTGGACGCCGCCCACGCTCTGCACCGAGACCGTGCTTGTTCGTTCGCGACCGGCCTGGCGGCACGTGCGTCCGGTCTGGCATGCTGCGACGAATGGGCTGGGCCCTGCGCTGCGCGGCCCCGTCGACGTTCGCGTGACGGACGTCGAGCACCTTGCGATGCTGACTACCGGGGCCGACCGGATTGCCGAAGAAATCCGCGATGTTCTAGGTGCGACCGAACCGATCACACCCGCCACACCCGCGCACCGGCCGTCGCCCATCGTTCGTCATCCTGGCCAACCGTAA